The Vibrio astriarenae genome contains a region encoding:
- a CDS encoding sulfurtransferase — MKKSTIMIGAVAAAVAVGYPAYKSFFGATAVEVSEKALNTKFSEYRNSESFISAQELNALMSSDQDVVVIGALNPMRPNQPISGSFTLWRNDYSASSDAYPFGGMQNTQEEMEALLSQFGATPESTIVVYAADSHHDAARLFWQVTALGHNDVRYLDGGLNAWMGADFATGNANPSVEATEYAAPSYSDIELATLDMVIDAQTNDDWVIIDTRSLAEFDGSTTVSGAAGPGAIPGSVHIEWTETVEADSTLREKQELAALYADVIEGKKVITYCQSGVRSAHSLLVLKEILGAQEVYNYDGSWIEYSHEHYVEKNPSVNVMNGNS; from the coding sequence ATGAAAAAATCAACGATTATGATCGGCGCGGTTGCTGCTGCAGTGGCAGTGGGTTACCCAGCTTATAAAAGTTTTTTTGGTGCTACAGCGGTAGAGGTCAGCGAAAAGGCATTGAACACCAAGTTCTCTGAATATCGCAACAGTGAAAGCTTTATTTCTGCACAGGAGCTCAACGCTTTGATGAGCTCTGATCAAGATGTTGTCGTGATCGGTGCTTTGAACCCGATGCGTCCAAATCAACCAATTTCGGGCTCATTTACACTGTGGCGCAACGACTATTCTGCGTCATCTGACGCGTACCCATTCGGTGGAATGCAAAACACTCAAGAAGAGATGGAAGCACTGCTTAGTCAGTTTGGTGCAACACCAGAGTCGACGATTGTTGTCTATGCCGCTGACTCTCATCATGACGCTGCTCGTCTATTCTGGCAGGTAACTGCACTAGGTCACAACGATGTGCGTTATCTAGATGGTGGTTTGAATGCTTGGATGGGAGCCGATTTCGCTACAGGTAATGCCAACCCTAGTGTTGAGGCGACTGAATACGCTGCGCCAAGCTACTCTGATATCGAGTTAGCAACACTTGATATGGTGATTGATGCGCAAACAAATGATGATTGGGTCATCATCGATACTCGAAGCCTAGCGGAGTTTGATGGTTCTACGACAGTGAGTGGTGCAGCTGGACCAGGTGCTATTCCTGGCAGTGTTCATATTGAATGGACAGAGACCGTTGAAGCCGACAGCACGTTGCGAGAGAAGCAAGAGCTTGCAGCGCTATACGCTGATGTGATTGAAGGTAAGAAAGTGATTACTTACTGCCAATCTGGCGTGCGTTCCGCCCACTCTCTACTGGTGCTTAAAGAAATTCTCGGTGCTCAAGAGGTCTATAACTATGACGGCTCTTGGATTGAGTACAGCCATGAGCACTATGTAGAGAAGAACCCTTCTGTCAATGTGATGAACGGTAATAGCTAG